In a genomic window of Mycosarcoma maydis chromosome 5, whole genome shotgun sequence:
- a CDS encoding bifunctional 4-hydroxy-4-methyl-2-oxoglutarate aldolase/oxaloacetate decarboxylase, which translates to MYSPSYLASADVRICGPAYTVKMVSQQDTEAPKPGRHFVDAAEAYPGHVMVVTAPSLTRSAVWGGLMTARAQQLDLKGVVLDARCRDLVEHRDANFAVFARGHSTQGQSPFTRPSELQVPITISDPSTQDAKHEDAVRNPKTPSVTVSPGDFVLADIDGVMIVPPSVAEDVISLAEKGRREDEKCMYDIKAGMPVKDAFAKNRTK; encoded by the coding sequence ATGTACTCTCCGAGCTATCTTGCTTCGGCAGATGTGCGTATTTGTGGGCCGGCGTATACGGTCAAGATGGTATCGCAGCAGGATACCGAAGCGCCGAAGCCGGGGCGACACTTTGTGGATGCGGCCGAGGCGTATCCGGGGCatgtgatggtggtgacgGCGCCTTCGTTGACGCGATCTGCCGTGTGGGGTGGGTTGATGACagcgcgagcgcagcaACTTGATCTCAAAGGCGTTGTGCTCGACGCAAGGTGCAGGGATCTTGTCGAACACAGAGACGCCAACTTTGCCGTGTTTGCAAGAGGCCATTCGACCCAGGGCCAAAGCCCGTTCACTAGGCCATCCGAGCTCCAAGTGCccatcaccatctcggATCCATCGACCCAAGACGCAAAACATGAAGATGCAGTCAGGAACCCCAAGACGCCAAGCGTCACAGTCAGTCCAGGTGACTTTGTGCTCGCCGATATCGACGGTGTCATGATCGTACCGCCGAGCGTGGCAGAAGACGTGATCAGCTTGGCTGAAAAGGGTAGACGCGAAGACGAAAAGTGCATGTACGACATCAAGGCCGGCATGCCTGTCAAGGACGCTTTTGCTAAGAACCGCACCAAGTAG
- a CDS encoding uncharacterized protein (related to triacylglycerol lipase precursor), translating into MKFLQVASAVTAAALSASSIVATPLNVDALNYPAGVQRSIQARDTERLAERGSTAAPSPLSNYQQYTFPAQLAQAAYCGQPVGAKVGDATLLWTAGDGRSTPMVFVAYSPSQGVIVSHQGTNTSSFSSILNDADFGQDPINSRLSYLGNVEVHGGFQDTWLRTADSVLAQVKSALASHPGSRVLTVGHSLGAAISLLDALYLKKQLPSNSVRSIVFGQPRTGDQAFANAVDANLPGFVHINNGHDPVPRLPPALDYKHSQGEIWINPSNSNTAVTCPGQENQNCIDSVSPFHYELDDHTGTYFNVHIAGRGENCPAVINS; encoded by the coding sequence ATGAAATTCCTCCAAGTAGCCTCTGCTGTGACCGCAGCCGCCTTGTCAGCATCGAGCATTGTGGCTACGCCTCTCAATGTGGATGCTCTCAATTACCCGGCGGGCGTGCAACGATCTATTCAAGCCAGAGACACAGAGCGTCTCGCCGAGCGCGGTAGTACCGCGGCTCCCTCTCCGCTCTCCAACTATCAGCAATATACTTTCCCTGCCCAACTTGCACAAGCAGCCTACTGCGGTCAGCCTGTGGGAGCCAAAGTCGGCGACGCTACGCTGCTCTGGACCGCGGGCGATGGTCGATCCACGCCCATGGTGTTTGTAGCTTACTCGCCTAGCCAAGGTGTCATCGTCTCGCATCAGGGCACCAACACGTCGTCCTTCTCTTCGATCCTCAACGATGCCGACTTTGGACAAGACCCGATCAACTCGCGGCTGTCCTACCTTGGCAACGTCGAGGTTCACGGAGGCTTCCAGGACACGTGGCTGCGTACAGCCGACTCTGTGCTGGCACAGGTCAAGTCAGCGCTTGCCTCGCATCCCGGTTCTCGCGTCTTGACTGTCGGTCACTCGCTCGGCGCTGccatctcgctgctcgatgcgctctATCTCAAGAAGCAGTTGCCGTCGAACTCGGTCAGGTCGATCGTCTTTGGTCAGCCAAGAACCGGTGACCAGGCATTTGCCAATgccgtcgacgccaacCTGCCCGGGTTTGTACACATCAACAATGGACATGATCCCGTACCTCGTCTACCTCCAGCGCTCGACTACAAGCATTCGCAGGGTGAGATCTGGATCAACCCGTCCAACTCCAACACCGCCGTCACCTGTCCCGGTCAGGAGAACCAGAACTGCATCGATTCGGTCAGCCCCTTCCACTATGAACTGGATGATCACACAGGCACGTACTTCAACGTCCACATTGCAGGAAGAGGCGAAAATTGTCCTGCCGTCATCAACTCCTAA